GGCAGGGCATCAGTGCCGAGCGTATCGTGCCCGCGGAGCGCTACGCCGCGCAGCCGGAAGTCGAGCGCGTCTACCGACTGGCCCGCCGGGCGCCGCAGGTGCTGGACGGGATTTACTGCTACTGCCACTGCTCGAAGCACTCGGGGCACTACTCGCTGCTGACCTGCTACGAGTCCGACCACGGGGCGGGGTGCGAGATCTGCCTGGGCGAGGCGGCGCTCGCCGTCCAGCTCCACGAGCAGGGCAAAACCCTGGATCAGATCCGGGCGCAGATCGACGCGACATACGGGTCGTAGGCCAGGGCGTACCGAGGACTGTAACGGGTACGGGTACGCCCCCCGCTGGGCCGCCTGGGCCGCTGGGCCGCCCCCGCGCTTGACACCCCACTCTTACCCCCGATACCTTGCGCGCCGGTTCCGCGGCAGGCTAGGAATTGCAGCGCTTTCCGCGCAGCATAGCAGCAGGAGAAGGGGGTGATGGCGACGCAGTCCGTGGCGATCCCGCCGCCCGGGTTGGGCAGGACACTCCGGCGTGACCGGTGGTGGGCCCAGCCGCTGGCGGTGGCGGTGGGGCTGGCAGGGCTGGGGGCGTACGCGACCTGGGCGATCTTCCAGGGCAAGAACTTCTTCGTCGATCCCTACCTCTCCCCGTTCTACTCTCCCTGTCTCACCGCTGACTGCCCGCTCGAAGTCGGCATCGTGGGCATCGAGTGGTGGAAGTTCTCGCCGGCCATCCTGATGATGGTGTTCATCCTGGGCTTCCGCGCCACCTGCTACTACTACCGGAAGGCTTACTACCGCTCCTACTTCATTGACCCACCGGCGTGCGCGGTGGGCGAGCACCGGGGGCACCGCTACAGGGGCGAGACGGCCTTCCCCTTCATCCTGCAGAACCTGCACCGCTACTTCCTGTATCTCTCGATCCCCATCCTGCTCTTCCTCTGGTACGACTCGATCCAGGCGTTCCTGTTCAGCAACGAGGCAACGGGAGAGAAGGAGTTCGGGATGGGCGTGGGCACCCTGGTGCTGCTGGTGAACGTGGCGCTGCTCACCGGCTATCTGCTGGGGTGCCATTCGCTGCGACACCTGGCGGGCGGCAAGATCGACTGCTTCTCGTGTGCGCGCTACGGGCGCGCGCGTTTCCATATATGGCGCGGAATGAGCTTCTTCAACGCGGACCACATGTTCTGGGCGTGGACCAGCCTGGTGACCGTGTGCCTGGCGGACCTTTACGTGCGGCTGGTGGCGACGGGGGTGATTGCGGACCTGCGGATTCTGTAGCGTTGGGCTCCTGTCAACGTAGGTAGCCGTACCCTTTACCGCTACGCGTACGGCGAACCCTCGCGCCAGGGATTACCTGCGGCGGGCAAGCGCCAGTGCTGATCCAGGGGGATTGCCGGGGGAAGAAGCTGGTCGCCCGCGGTGAATAGAAGGCGAAACAGCGGGGTGGCCGCTTCCGGGGTTGGTCAGGTGCGCGGGTAAGCGTTCAGCTTCGGGCACGGGCACGGGCACGGGTACGAAGGGAATGAGAGGAAGGCGGGGTCACGCGTGGAGTGAGGTTGGCGAACTAGCGGGATGCAGATAAGCGAGCGGTACGACCACGACGTGCTCGTCATCGGGGCGGGCGGCGCGGGGCTGCGCGCGGCCATCGAGGCGCGGGCGCAGGGCGCCTCGGTGGGTCTGGTCTGCAAGTCGCTGCTGGGCAAGGCGCACACGGTCATGGCCGAGGGTGGCATTGCCGCTGCACTGGCCACCGTGGACGCGGCCGATTCCTGGGAAG
This portion of the Gemmatimonadota bacterium genome encodes:
- a CDS encoding succinate dehydrogenase: MATQSVAIPPPGLGRTLRRDRWWAQPLAVAVGLAGLGAYATWAIFQGKNFFVDPYLSPFYSPCLTADCPLEVGIVGIEWWKFSPAILMMVFILGFRATCYYYRKAYYRSYFIDPPACAVGEHRGHRYRGETAFPFILQNLHRYFLYLSIPILLFLWYDSIQAFLFSNEATGEKEFGMGVGTLVLLVNVALLTGYLLGCHSLRHLAGGKIDCFSCARYGRARFHIWRGMSFFNADHMFWAWTSLVTVCLADLYVRLVATGVIADLRIL